One part of the Musa acuminata AAA Group cultivar baxijiao chromosome BXJ1-5, Cavendish_Baxijiao_AAA, whole genome shotgun sequence genome encodes these proteins:
- the LOC103984292 gene encoding allene oxide synthase 2 — protein sequence MATGMVEKKVDDDKAAPSIICSLPIKEIPGSCNHSLVSRIKTRLEFYYKQREEEFFRSRIAAHGSTVFRLNMPPGPFMAANSRVVALLDAKSFRVLLDVSKVDKKNVLTGTFVPPVALTGGHRMCAYLDPSEPDHARVKQLVFNLVAARKNFFIPVFRSNFAVLFEAMDAQVASASGKSDFNKLSDAAVFDYFCEACFGVRPSATALGATGPTKATKWLFPQIAPLMTLGLPTLLEELFLHTFPLPSCLFSSDYKALYRYFESAASSTLDDAEKLGLNRKEACHHILFVAIFNAFGGFKAALPGIFGLVAEAGPSLHSQLAEEIRSAVAAEGGEVTLAAVERMELTRSVVYEGLRLDPPVKYQYGKAKADLIIESHDAAYQVKKGEMLLGYQPCATKDPKVFGPNADEFVADRFLGNAGRKLLEYVVWSNGPETEEPTVGNKQCAGKHLVVLVGRLLLVEFFLRYDTFTADVGTVLLGKQVNVTSLSKPTVQS from the coding sequence ATGGCGACCGGCATGGTGGAGAAGAAGGTGGACGACGACAAGGCTGCGCCATCCATCATCTGCAGTTTGCCCATCAAGGAGATCCCTGGGAGCTGCAACCACTCCCTCGTCTCCCGCATAAAGACCCGCCTCGAATTCTACTACAAACAGCGGGAGGAGGAGTTCTTCCGGTCCCGCATCGCAGCCCATGGCTCCACCGTCTTCCGCCTCAACATGCCGCCGGGGCCGTTCATGGCCGCAAACTCGAGGGTCGTTGCGCTCCTGGACGCCAAGAGCTTCCGGGTGCTGTTGGACGTGTCCAAGGTGGACAAGAAGAACGTGCTCACCGGCACCTTCGTGCCCCCGGTCGCCCTCACCGGCGGACACCGGATGTGCGCCTACCTCGACCCCTCCGAGCCCGACCACGCTCGGGTGAAGCAGCTGGTCTTCAACCTCGTCGCCGCCCGCAAGAACTTCTTCATCCCGGTCTTCCGTTCCAACTTCGCTGTCCTCTTCGAGGCGATGGACGCCCAGGTGGCCTCCGCCTCCGGCAAGTCCGATTTCAACAAGCTTAGCGACGCGGCCGTGTTCGACTACTTCTGCGAGGCCTGCTTCGGCGTCCGGCCCTCCGCCACCGCCCTTGGCGCCACGGGACCCACCAAGGCCACCAAGTGGCTCTTTCCGCAGATCGCCCCGCTTATGACGCTGGGCCTCCCCACACTGCTGGAGGAGCTCTTCCTCCACACCTTCCCGCTGCCCTCCTGTCTCTTCTCCTCCGACTACAAGGCCCTCTATCGGTACTTCGAGTCCGCCGCATCGTCCACGCTCGACGACGCCGAGAAGCTCGGCCTCAATCGCAAGGAGGCCTGCCACCACATCCTCTTCGTCGCCATCTTCAACGCCTTCGGCGGCTTCAAGGCGGCGCTCCCGGGGATCTTCGGTTTGGTGGCGGAAGCCGGCCCTAGCCTCCACTCCCAGCTCGCCGAGGAGATCCGATCCGCCGTGGCAGCGGAGGGCGGAGAGGTGACGCTGGCGGCAGTGGAGCGGATGGAGCTGACGCGCTCGGTGGTGTACGAGGGGCTGCGCCTGGACCCGCCGGTGAAGTACCAGTACGGCAAGGCCAAGGCGGACCTGATCATCGAGAGCCACGACGCGGCGTACCAGGTGAAGAAGGGGGAGATGCTCCTCGGCTACCAGCCCTGCGCCACGAAGGACCCCAAGGTGTTCGGCCCTAACGCCGACGAGTTCGTCGCGGACCGCTTCCTGGGGAACGCCGGGCGCAAGCTGCTCGAGTACGTGGTGTGGTCCAACGGGCCGGAGACGGAGGAGCCGACGGTGGGCAACAAGCAGTGCGCCGGGAAGCACCTGGTGGTGCTCGTGGGCCGGCTGCTCCTGGTGGAGTTCTTCCTGCGGTACGACACCTTCACAGCCGACGTCGGAACGGTGCTGCTCGGAAAACAGGTCAACGTCACCTCCCTATCGAAACCCACCGTGCAGTCCTAA